A genomic region of Pelodiscus sinensis isolate JC-2024 chromosome 1, ASM4963464v1, whole genome shotgun sequence contains the following coding sequences:
- the LOC102456304 gene encoding olfactory receptor 52R1-like, producing the protein MSDSNTTAFTNPSTFILLGIPGLEASHVWIAIPFCIMYAIAVLGNFAILYVVKMDLSLHGPMYYFLCMVAITDLVVSSSIMPKTLSIFWFNFKEIDFNACLTQMFFIHGFLVMESGIFVAMALDRYVAICDPLRHSTILTNSVVTKISLAVVLRGSLLVLPYSLLARQWPYCKTNIILHTHCEHMAVVKLACADTHISSYYGLFVLLFVRGLDVFFITLSYTQILRAIFSLPTKDARIKTFGTCVSHLFAILVFYIPHLFSSLTHRYGTNVPLHFHVLIANMYLMMPSMLNPIIYGVRTKQIRSRLLWLIAHRGT; encoded by the coding sequence atgtcagattccaacaccacagccttcaccaacccctccaccttcatccttctgggcattcctggcctggaggcgTCCCATGTCTGGATCGCCATCCCTTTCTGCATTATGTACGCCATAGCCGTCTTGGGGAACTTCGCCATCCTGTATGTCGTGAAGATGGACCTAAGCCTCCAtgggcccatgtactatttcctctgcatggtGGCCATCACCGACCTGGTCGTCTCCTCATCCATCATGCCCAAAacgctgagcatcttctggttcaactTCAAGGAGATCgatttcaatgcctgcctcacccagatgttcttcattcacgGATTCTTAGtgatggagtctgggatcttcgtggccatggcgttggatcgctacgtggccatctgtgatcccctgagacattccaccattcTGACAAACTCAGTGGTGACCAAAATTAGCCTAGCAGTAGTGCTACGTGGCAGTCTGCTTGTGCTTCCCTATTCCCTCCTGGCAAGGCAGTGGCCTTACTGTAAAACCAACATCATCCTGCACACTCACTGCGAACACATggccgtggtgaagctggcctgcgcTGACACCCACATCAGTAGCTACTATGGCCTCTTTGTGTTATTGTTTGTGAGGGGTCTGGATGTCTTTTTTATCACCTTGTCCTATACCCAGAttctcagggccatcttcagcctccccacGAAGGACGCCCGgatcaagacttttgggacctgtgtTTCCCATCTCTTTGCTATCTTAGTCTTTTATATTCCacatctcttctcctccctcacaCACAGGTATGGGACTAATGTGCCCCTACATTTTCACGTTCTCATTGCCAACATGTATCTCATGATGCCCTccatgctaaaccccatcatctacggggtgaggaccaaacagatcagGTCCAGGCTACTCTGGCTCATTGCTCATAGAGGCACATAA
- the LOC102456064 gene encoding olfactory receptor 52E4-like gives MSDSNTTIFTNPSTFILLGIPGLEMAHVWISIPFCAMYVIALLGNFTILFIVKTEPSLHEPMYYFLCMLAVTDLVLSTSIQPKMLSLFWFNSREIDFNACLTQMYFIHGFSAIESGILLAMALDRYVAICHPLRHSTILTNLMVTKISLAMVLRGCMLALPYPFLTKRWPYCRTNIIPHSYCDHIAIVKLACADIRVSSYYGLSVVLFVSLDVFFIVVSYSLILRAIYKLPTKDARLKTFGTCSSHVCAMLAFYIPEIFSSLTHRFGHNVPMHVIILCANVYILVSPVLHPIIYGVRTKQIRDRLQQLFTYRRN, from the coding sequence atgtcagattccaacactACCatcttcaccaacccctccactttcatcctgctgggcattcctggcctggagatggcccatgtctggatctccatccccttctgtgccatGTACGTCATCGCTCTCTTGGGGAATTTCACCATCCTCTTCATTGTGAAGacagagccgagcctccatgagcccatgtactatttcctctgcatgttgGCCGTCACTGACCTTGTCCTGTCTACATCTATCCAGCCCAAAATGCTGAGcctcttctggttcaattccagggagatcgatttcaatgcctgcctcacccagatgtacttCATTCATGGCTTCTCAGCAATAGAGTCTGGGATCTTAttggccatggcgttggatcgctacgtggccatctgccatcccctgagacattccaccatcctcacaAACCTCATGGTGACCAAGATCAGCCTGGCCATGGTGCTGCGTGGCTGCATGCTTGCATTGCCATACCCCTTCCTGACGAAGCgatggccatattgcagaacaaACATCATCCCCCACTCATACTGTGACCACATAGCAATCGTGAAACTGGCCTGCGCTGACATTCGTGTCAGTAGTTACTATGGTCTCTCTGTGGTATTATTTGTGAGTCTGGATGTGTTCTTCATTGTTGTATCCTACAGCCTGATCCTCAGAGCCATCTACAAgctccccacaaaggacgcccgactcaagacttttgggacctgtaGCTCCCATGTTTGCGCCATGTTGGCCTTTTACATCCCAGAAATATTCTCCTCCCTCACACATCGGTTTGGCCACAATGTGCCCATGCATGTTATCATTCTCTGTGCCAATGTGTACATTCTGGTTTCTCCCGTGTTACACCCCATCATCTACGgagtgaggaccaaacagatccgggaccGTCTGCAGCAGCTCTTTACTTATAGAAGGAATTAA